Proteins encoded within one genomic window of Camelina sativa cultivar DH55 chromosome 19, Cs, whole genome shotgun sequence:
- the LOC104767991 gene encoding receptor-like protein 12 — protein sequence MSSLSKLEFFYARANAFTGTIPSSLLNIPSLLYFDVSYNQLNGTLEFGNISSSLEDLSLGYNNLNGPIPKSISKLVNLWILDLSHLNTQGSVDFSIFLHLKSLNDLRLSNLNSTTTIDLNAFLSSFKSLQTLDLSGNHVSARNTSSVSDPPLLSQFNLSGCGLTEFPKFLKTQDTMTILDISNNKINGQVPGWLWTLPNLDSVYLSNNTFIGFQRPTKQRLYSTWKSSMRYLFGANNNFTGYIPSFICGLHSLTVLDLSNNKFNGSIPRCMGNFSTFLEVLNLRKNRLHGGLPENISASVKSLDVGHNQLVGNLPRSLVLISSLEVLNVESNMINDTFPFCLSSLQELQVLVLRSNAFHGPIQQAGFSKLRIIDISHNHFNGTLPSNFFLYWTAMFSLGKTEDQSNRGYMGTSYYSDSMVLMIKGVEMEMVRILNILTSIDFSGNKFEGEIPTSICLLKELHLFNISNNAFTGHIPSRMANLRELESLDVSLNKLSGEIPQELGKLSYLSYMNFSHNQLVGLVPGGTQFLTQSCSSFEDNPGLFGPSLEKVCVEIHGKTSQESDIPELEKDEEEVISWKAAAIGFIPGISFGLTMGYILVSYKPEWFMNPFDRNKRRSIST from the coding sequence ATGAGCTCACTCTCCAAATTGGAGTTCTTTTACGCCAGGGCCAACGCTTTCACTGGAACTatcccttcttctcttctcaacaTTCCTTCTTTACTCTATTTTGACGTGAGTTATAACCAACTCAACGGCACTCTTGAGTTTGGGAATATATCTTCATCACTAGAAGACTTAAGCCTTGGATATAACAACTTAAATGGACCAATCCCCAAATCCATTTCCAAATTAGTCAACCTATGGATACTTGACCTCTCCCATCTCAACACCCAAGGCTCAGTTGACTTTAGCATCTTCTTGCATCTCAAGTCCCTCAACGATCTTCGCTTATCCAATCTGAACAGCACAACTACAATTGACTTGAATGCATTCTTGTCAAGTTTCAAGTCACTACAAACGTTGGACCTCTCAGGGAACCATGTTTCAGCCAGAAACACCAGTTCAGTTTCAGATCCTCCATTGTTATCGCAGTTTAACTTGTCAGGATGTGGTCTCACTGAGTTCCCAAAGTTCCTAAAAACCCAAGACACAATGACGATTTTAGAcatttccaacaacaaaatcaatggtcaagTTCCTGGCTGGTTATGGACGCTACCAAATCTGGATTCTGTGTATCTTTCCAACAACACTTTCATCGGTTTCCAAAgaccaacaaaacaaagacTGTATTCTACCTGGAAATCATCTATGAGATACTTGTTTGGcgccaacaacaacttcaccggATATATTCCATCTTTCATATGTGGGTTGCACTCTCTAACCGTTCTGGATTTATCTAACAATAAATTCAATGGTTCAATCCCTCGTTGCATGGGAAATTTCAGTACGTTTCTTGAAGTTCTAAATCTTAGAAAGAATCGTCTTCATGGAGGTCTTCCAGAGAATATATCTGCAAGCGTAAAGTCACTTGACGTTGGTCATAACCAACTGGTGGGAAATCTTCCAAGATCTTTGGTCCTTATATCTTCTCTTGAAGTTCTCAATGTGGAAAGCAACATGATCAATGACACGTTTCCTTTCTGTTTAAGTTCTCTGCAAGAGCTACAAGTTCTTGTCCTTCGTTCAAATGCATTCCATGGACCGATACAACAAGCCGGGTTTTCTAAACTACGAATCATCGACATATCCCATAATCACTTCAATGGAACATTgccttcaaatttttttctctattggaCTGCAATGTTTTCACTTGGGAAAACTGAAGATCAGTCTAACAGAGGGTATATGGGTACAAGCTATTACAGTGATTCAATGGTTTTGATGATTAAAGGCGTAGAAATGGAGATGGTACGAATCCTAAATATCCTTACATCGATTGACTTTTCTGGAAACAAATTTGAAGGAGAGATTCCAACGTCCATTTGTTTATTGAAAGAGCTTCATTTGTTCAATATTTCAAACAATGCTTTCACTGGTCACATCCCATCAAGAATGGCAAACTTAAGAGAGCTCGAATCGTTAGATGTTTCTCTAAACAAGCTTTCAGGAGAAATTCCACAAGAGCTAGGGAAACTCTCCTACCTTTCATACATGAACTTCTCCCATAACCAGCTTGTAGGTCTAGTACCAGGAGGCACTCAGTTTCTAACACAGTCTTGCTCTTCGTTCGAGGACAACCCGGGACTCTTTGGCCCTTCACTTGAGAAAGTTTGTGTAGAAATTCACGGGAAAACATCGCAAGAATCTGATATACCAGAActagaaaaagatgaagaagaggtgaTAAGTTGGAAAGCGGCTGCAATTGGATTCATACCTGGTATTTCTTTTGGATTGACGATGGGATACATATTGGTTTCCTACAAACCAGAGTGGTTCATGAACCCTTTTGACCGAAACAAACGCAGAAGCATAAGCACCTGA